The DNA window ATCTGCGCCATCACCGGAAAGGCGAGAAAGATGGCGACAGGGTAGAAGACGATCATGAGGATGCAGAAGGTCATGAACAGGCCTTCGGACAAGCGGGGCGCGGGTGCGAGCTCAGGGTAGGCCTCGACGGTCTTGTTCCAGTCGACACTGAGCCCGTAGAAGGCTTGGAAGATCCAGTAGAGGTTGAAGAGCGGAATGAACATGAAGCCGATCGCTTTGCCCGCACTCGCCCTTGCGAACCCGCCGTTCTCAATGCATTTCCAAACCCGATACAGATAGATGTAGCCGAGGATGGCCACGAACAGATTCAGGACGTAGCCGCCGATCATCAGGATCGAGAGGATCCCGGCCGCACCGTTGCTCATCCGATCACCTTGGGATCCGATGAGTGCGATCGGGATGATGATCAGAGCCACCGCTGTCAGCAGCAGACCGAGCCACATGCCGAAGCTGGCACCTTTCACCGACACGTGGGGATACTCGCCGCCGGGTTGGACGGTTTGGGTCGTCATGCCCGTCGCGGGAGCGGCGTAGGGGTTCACGTTGAAGCCTGCGGGGCTGGCGGTGGCTTGTGCGACGGGCTGGGCCTGCACGGGAAAGACGCCTTCCACTTCGCCGGCTGGCAGCCAGTTTTCCATGCCCTCGGCCCACACGAGTGATTCGCGGGTGATGTTGCCGCCGGTGGCGAAGCTGACGAGCTGCTCGCCGGTGTAGGGACCCAATTGCTGGTCCTCCTGCATGACATACCACTGTGCCTCGGTGCTCATGATCTGGGTGGGCGAACTTCAGCCCGCAAGCCACCCCGAGGGCAAGTCGAATCGGTTCGCAAATGGACGTCGCTTTGTCGCCCGGCTACTTGTTCAGCTCCGAGCACAGCCACGCGATCCGGGCCGCCACCGAGTCCATGCTCAGGAGTTCGTAGCGGACGTCGGGATCGTGGACGAACTGCTGGCACATGACGTCGGCGAGGATGGCCGGATCATCAATCGACTGGGCCATCGAGCGGAACGCGTCCTGCACCTCACCGGCGAAGTGACCGACCGCCTCCTCGGCCGCCTCGTGGAGGGATTCGAGGGCGGAGGCAGACTGGGACTCGGGCTCGAAGACCTGGGCAATCGGGCGGATCCGCGCCTTCGGGTAGGGGCTTTCCAGATCCCATTCGACGAAACGGACCCGGATCACCCCGTGGAGAAGAAGATTCGAGGTTCCGTCGTCCATCTCGCGGGATGCCCGGACGAGGCCGATCGTGCCGATCGGCGAGGTGCACTCGGCGGGGTCATCGGTCTCCTCTGCCGCGTGGAGACGGCCGACGGCGAAAAAGCAGGAACCTTCGAGCGTCTCGGAGAGCATCTGGCGGTAGCGGGGCTCGAAGATCCGGAGTGGCATTCCGCCATGAGGAAAGAGCGTGCAGCCGTGCAGGACCATCACGCCACAGCTTTCCGGGATCTCAAGGGTCGACATCTGCCCCAGAGGACGCCGGTGCGGCTTTCGGCGCAACGCCAAATGCACCCGAACTCAATGACCTCGCTGACGGGGTTCCCGGGTATTGCAGGGTTCGCCGCAGTGGAAGCAGCGGAACCAACGGGTGAACAGGGCTCTCAGCGCGATTGCCGCCCGAACGCTGCCGAAGGCCCGGGAGGCTTTCGGGCTCACCGGCGTTGCCGCCAGCTTTCTCAACAGTTGTCCCCGGCAAAGCGGACAGCGGAGGTTCCCGCTTGTCATGAGATAGAGCAGCCCCACCCCGAAGGCGGATCCGAGCAGGATGATCGTCAGGCGAATGCCCCGCGGGTCATGGAAAAACATTCCCCAGACGAGCGCCGCGGGCAGCGCGATCCACGTGGCGCCGCAGGCCAGAAAGCAAAGCGAACTGAACTTGAGGCGCCAGAGGGTCCGACGAGAGGCGAATCGATGCACAACCTTTTAATCTAACACATATCGTGCCCAACGATTGCCGATTCTGAAATATTGGCAATTTCGTCATAATTTGGTGGGTCTGGAGCCCGGATTTGACTCAGTCCATTTCCCGGGCCCGGGTCTCGAATCGCATGAGTTCCGCAATGAAGGTCAGCGGCACGTGGCCGGTCTCACCATTCCGGTTCTTGGCCAGTACGAGTTCCGCCTTGCCGGCGAGCTCCTCCTTCTCCTCCTCGCTTTCGGCGTAGTAGGCGCTTCGGTAGAGCAGCCCGATCATGTCGGCGTCCTGCTCGATGGTTCCCGATTCCCGGAGGTCCGACATCCGGGGCACACCGAGCGACGACCCCGTCCGTCCTTCCGGGCCCCGGTTGAGTTGGGCGAGGACGACGATCGGCACGCCGAGCTCCTTCGCCAGAGCCTTGATACCCGCGGAGATTTCACCAATTTCCCGTTCCCGCGAGTTGGCGGCCTGACGGCTGTTCGACTTCAGGAGCTGGAGGTAGTCGATCGCGATCAGGCCGATGCCGTCCTCGCGTTTCCGTCGCCGTGCCTTGGCCCGCAGGGTCTCGATCGGGATCCCGGCGGTGTCGTCGATCCACAGCTTGGCCGCGGCCACTTCCTGCGCCGCGCGCTTCAGTTTGAGCAGCTCTTCCTTGGCCGGCTTGAAGCCCTTGCCGAGCTTGCTCATCGCGAAACGCGCCCGTGAGAAGACCAGACGCTGGACGATCTGGAAGGCGGTCATTTCGCACGAGAAGACCATCGTCGGGACGTTCTGATCGACACAGATGTGTTCGACGATGTTCATCATCAGCGAGGTCTTGCCCATCGAGGGGCGGGCCGCCACGACGAACATTTCACCCGGCTTCAGGCCTTTGCTCATCGTGTCGAGATCGCTGTAGCCGGTGGCGACTCCCTGGACCTCCATTTCGCCCGCGAGGATCTCCTGGAAGCGGGTCATTACCTCGCCGACGGATTCCTTGATGGAAAAGCCGCTGGCGGTTTCGCTGCTCTGGCGGATGCCGAGGACCTCCTGCTCGACCCGGTCGAGTAGTTGGGCGGTGTCCTCCGGGTTGTCGTAGGCCTCGGAAATCGACTCCGTGCAGGTGCGGATGATCGAGCGCAGGACATGCTTCTCCTTCACGATCCCGAGGTGGGTCGCGAAGTGCGCCGCATTGGGCGCATAAGTGTAGATGTCGGTGATCGCCGACGGTCCGCCGATGTGATCGAGGATCCCGCGGTCGTGGAGAAGCTGAACCAGCGAGACGAGCTCGATCTCGGTGCCCTTGTTGTTCAGGTCGACGACCGTTTCGTAGAGGAGTCCGTGGGCCGGCAGGTAGAAGTGGTCCCGGCTCAGGCCTTCTTCCTGGGCGCGGACGATCCACTGCTCCGGGTCCTTGAGCATCGAGGAAAGGATGCTCTTCTCCGGCCCGAGGGCGTTCGGGAGCGTGCGTGAAACGTCTTCACGATCCGGAGTGGCGGGTGATTGCAGCGAAGGAGCCTGAGTCTCGGTGGCCATGGGTGCGGGTGAACATGCCCCGCCGGACCCGTTCGGGTCAACGGGGGCAATCGGTGAATTGTCTGTGAACAACCATCAAGTTGTTCACAGCACCCTAGGGCTTCAAACAAAACGGGCGGGTTCCGAGGAACCCGCCCGCTTGGGAAAATGCTGAGTGCCGTCCGGCTTACTCGTCTTCGCCGGTTTCCTCGGTCTTGGCCTCGACGTTGATCGTCAGGGTCGTGCTGACCTCGGGGTGCACGCGGACCACGACGTCCACCTTGCCCGAACGCTTGATCGGCTTCTCGAGATCGATCGCGTGGCGGTCGATTTCGATACCGGCGGCTTCGAGTTCCTTGTGGATGTCGATCGAGGTGACCGAACCGAACGCCTTGCCGCCTTGGCCGGTCTCGAGCGTGAACTTCGGACGCAGCTTCGAGATCTTGGTCGCGAGTGCCTGGGCATCGTTCAGCTCCTCGGCCTCACGCTTGCCGCGAGCGATCTTGAGGGCCTCGACGTGGCGCAGGTTGGAACGGGTCGCCTCGAACGCTTTGCCTTGGGGAATGAGGAAATTGCGCGCGTAACCGGCGCGGACCTTGACGACATCGGCCTCGGAACCGAGACCTTCGATCTTTTCGCGGAGAATGACTTGAGCGGTGGCCATGACGTGTGATGGGCGTTCGTGGGGGCGGGGAGGTAGGGTTTAGTGCCGATGGAGTCAAGGAAAATGCAGGATTCGGGCATCAAGTCCACGACAGGGGAAACCGCGAATGGACGCCAATGGACACGAATCTTGGAGGCACGGGCGATTCCGTGGCAATTCGAGCATGTCTGCGTCCATTCGTGGTTCGGTTTTCCGAAATGCGAGTTGCTGGGAATCCCGGAGCCACGGTTCTGGTGAAATCTTTGTTTCTCGGGAATTCCGGCTTGGCAGGGCAGGGTCGGGTCGGCGGATGATCCGGCCATGCAGACTCAGGAAGCCCGGAAACTCGGGGCAGGCGGGCGTTTCATCCGTCAGGTGCCCCCGACGCCGCTGGTCCCCGTCGAGCCGGAATCCGGCCTCGGCCCGGTTTGGTGCAAGCTGGAGTTCATGAATCCGAGTGGATCGACCAAGGACCGCATCGCCCGCCACATTCTTGAGAAGGCGTGGCGGCGGGGTGTAATCAGTGCCGGAGACACGGTGGTCGAGGCGTCGAGCGGCTCCACCAGTATCGCGTTGGCTCTGGCATGTGCCCAGATGGGGCTGAAATTCGTCGCCTTTATCCCGTCAACGGCCACGGCCGAGCGAGGATTGATGATTCGGGCTTACGGGGGCGAAGTGCGTCGGGTCGACGGCGGGATGCCGGATGTTCTCGGAGCCGCCGTGGCGGCGGCGGATTCCGAAGGTTGGTTCGCGGTTCGGCAATTCGAGAATCCCGACAATGCTGAGGCCCACCGCTTGGGGACGGGGCCCGAGATCCTCTCGCAGATGGACTGCGGCACGGTGGACGCGATCGTCAGTGGCGTCGGAACCGGCGGGACCTTGCGCGGTCTCTGGGAAGCATTTGCCGAGGCCGGTTGCGGGGTGCGGGCGGTGGCCGCGATCCCGCATGCGGGAGACGCCTTCGGGCACAATGCCGAATGCTGCAGCCTCGCCTTCAGCAAGGAAGTTCCCGGAGTCGTCGAATGCCTTTCCAAACTCTACGAGGACTGGAAGGCCGATGTTCAGGCCGGTGTGCTCGAGGAGCTCCCGGTCGGTGAGGAGGAATGCCTTCGGCAAACCCGTCGGCTCTGGAGCATGGGTTTTCCTGTCGGTCCGAGTTCCGGTCTGAACCTCGCCGCGGCGATGGAGGTGAAGCGCCGCCTCGGTGTATCGGCCCGCGTTGTGACGGTTTTCCCCGACCGGATGGAGCGCTATTTCTCGCATCGGGTGTTCGAAAAGTTGCGCGGGGAGGCCTGACGCTGCTCTGGAAACTCGACGGGGCGGGATCCGGAGTCTAGGGTGTTAGGCGATGCCTGAGGATGAAGATCGCAAGGACCCTCCGCCGCCAAGTCTGAGCCCGCCGCCGAAGCCGCCGCCGGTGGATGTTGCGGGCACTCCTCCGCCAGCACCGGCGAACGAGGGTGGCAGCGTCGAGGTGACCAAGGTTCCGCAAGACTCCGAGGAGGATGAGGAGAATCTCGAGGCCGGCAGCATCGCTCCGCTCAACAGCCGGTTGCTGGCAGGTCTTATCGATGGCTTCGTTGCCAGTGGTTTGTATTGGTTGGCGACGATGATTCTCCCGGGTGCCTTGGAAAAGGTAGGGTGGCTGGTTTTCGCCGGATACTGGATCGTCCGTGACTCGCTGCCCTTCATGAAGGGCCAAAGTGTCGGCAAGATGGCGATGAAGCTGAAGGTCGAGAAGGCCGACGGCGGCGACATCGTGAAGGACTGGGAAAGCGCCTTGATCCGCAATGCCGCGCTCCTGATTCCCATTTTCGGGTTGGTCGAAGCGATCATCCTGATCTCCCGCGATAGCAAGCCGGAGAAGGGACTGCGTCTTGGTGACGAGTGGGCGAAGACCAAGGTCGTGACCGCGCCGACGGAAGATTCCGGAGGGGAATCCGACTCCTAGCGCTGGCACACCGGGCACCAGTAAGTCGCGCGTTGTCCGAGGACGGCGTGACGGATCGGTGTCGAGCAACTGCGACAGGGTTCTTCCGCGCGGCCATAGACGAACAGCCGTTGGCGGAAGTAGCCGGGTTGGCCGTCGGAGTTGACGAAGTCACGGAGGGTCGTGCCGCCTTGCTCGATCGAAGCGGCCAGCACTTCGCGGATCGCTGCGACGAGTCGCGCAAGCCTCGGACCCGAGACCCGGCGGGCAGCCGTTCGTGGTCGGATTCCCGCCCGGTGCAGGGCTTCGCTGGCGTAGATGTTGCCGACGCCCACCACGATGCCCGCGTCCATGATGACCTGTTTGATCGGCGCCGTGCGACCCTTGCAGGCAGCCTTGAGGTGGGCGGTGGTGAACTCATCCGACAGCGGTTCGGGTCCGAGCGATGCAAGCAGCGGGTGATCGAGCGGATCGCCCGCCGGCAGGTGAAGCACGATTCCGAAGCGTCGGGGATCGTGGTAGCGGATTTCCCGGGTGCCGGGCAGGCATAAGATGACGTGGTCGTGCTTGCGGTGGTCCTCCGTCCGCTCGCAGACGCGCAGGCTCCCTGACATTCCGAGGTGGATCAGCAGTGCCCCGTCATCGGTATCGGCGATCAGGTACTTCCCGCGTCGCCGGATGCCGGTGACGGGCTTGCCGCAGATGTCCTCGATGTCCGCTGAAACGGGATGCCGGAGTCGTGAGTCGCGGACGATCACTCCGGTGATCGGCTTGCCGACCAGATGGGGGGCAATGCCGCGGCGGGTCGTCTCGACTTCAGGAAGCTCGGGCATCGGTCAGGGGAGAATGTAGAGTGTGGTGGCGACGACGTGGCACGCACTTCCCGCGATGACGAACGCGTGCCAGATCGCGTGGTTGAAGCGCAGCTTTTGCCAGACGAAAAAGCCTACTCCGAGCGAGTAGCAGAGCCCGCCGGCGACCAACCACGCGAAACCCGCCGCCGGGATCGCGTGCAGCAGCGGCTTGAGGGCGAGAACAATGAGCCAGCCCATCACGAGGTAGAGCGCGGTCGACCACCACGCTTCGCGATTGCTCCGCATGCTGGCCTTCAACACGACACCGGCGATGGCGAGAAACCAGATCACCCCGAAAAGCGACCAGCCCCACGGACCGCGAAGGGCGATCAGGGTCAGTGGCGTGTACGAGCCGGCGATCAGCAGGTAGATGCACGCATGATCGAGGATCTGGAGGAAGCTCTTCAGCTTCGGCCCGCGCGCCCAGTGATAGATCGTCGAGGCACCGTAGAGCAGCACGAGGGTGGTGCCGAAAATTGCGGCCGAGACGGTGGCGAGCGGTTGTCCGTCGGCCGCGAGCACCATCAGCACCATTGCCACCACGGCCATCAGGGTGCCGATCCCGTGCGTCCACATTGATGCCACCTCCTCCGCATGGCTTTCGCAAAGCGGCGAGCGGGGACCGAAGGGAAATGCGGACACGCACGCAGGCTGCTTCGCGACGGCCGAATGACAAACGATAAATCCGCGGTCGGGGCGTCGCCGGGCTTGGGGAGGGGAGCGTCTCGGTCTATGAGCGGCCCATGCACGAATGTCATGTGGTATGCGGCGCTCCGGCGGCGGGGAAGTCGACCTACTCCCGCAGTCTCGCCCAGCGGCTGGGTGCCTGCCTGCTCGATAGCGACACGCTCGCGGGGCGGTTGGTGACGGCGGGGATGACCTTGGCCGGGCTCGATCCCGACGATCGGGACTCGCCGGAGTACAAGCGTGCTTATCGCCTGCCGGTCTATGAAGCGCTGTTCGATGTCGCCCGCGCGAACCTGTCCCACGCCCCGGTCGTCATTTGTGGTCCGTTCACTTCGGAGTGGCAGAGGGAAGCGTGGCCGGAGGAGTTGCGGACGAGACTCGGAACCGATCCTGAAC is part of the Haloferula helveola genome and encodes:
- a CDS encoding DUF4339 domain-containing protein — its product is MSTEAQWYVMQEDQQLGPYTGEQLVSFATGGNITRESLVWAEGMENWLPAGEVEGVFPVQAQPVAQATASPAGFNVNPYAAPATGMTTQTVQPGGEYPHVSVKGASFGMWLGLLLTAVALIIIPIALIGSQGDRMSNGAAGILSILMIGGYVLNLFVAILGYIYLYRVWKCIENGGFARASAGKAIGFMFIPLFNLYWIFQAFYGLSVDWNKTVEAYPELAPAPRLSEGLFMTFCILMIVFYPVAIFLAFPVMAQICKGINFFAFRPTKHLGGTGFSLR
- a CDS encoding LON peptidase substrate-binding domain-containing protein; this translates as MSTLEIPESCGVMVLHGCTLFPHGGMPLRIFEPRYRQMLSETLEGSCFFAVGRLHAAEETDDPAECTSPIGTIGLVRASREMDDGTSNLLLHGVIRVRFVEWDLESPYPKARIRPIAQVFEPESQSASALESLHEAAEEAVGHFAGEVQDAFRSMAQSIDDPAILADVMCQQFVHDPDVRYELLSMDSVAARIAWLCSELNK
- the dnaB gene encoding replicative DNA helicase, translated to MATETQAPSLQSPATPDREDVSRTLPNALGPEKSILSSMLKDPEQWIVRAQEEGLSRDHFYLPAHGLLYETVVDLNNKGTEIELVSLVQLLHDRGILDHIGGPSAITDIYTYAPNAAHFATHLGIVKEKHVLRSIIRTCTESISEAYDNPEDTAQLLDRVEQEVLGIRQSSETASGFSIKESVGEVMTRFQEILAGEMEVQGVATGYSDLDTMSKGLKPGEMFVVAARPSMGKTSLMMNIVEHICVDQNVPTMVFSCEMTAFQIVQRLVFSRARFAMSKLGKGFKPAKEELLKLKRAAQEVAAAKLWIDDTAGIPIETLRAKARRRKREDGIGLIAIDYLQLLKSNSRQAANSREREIGEISAGIKALAKELGVPIVVLAQLNRGPEGRTGSSLGVPRMSDLRESGTIEQDADMIGLLYRSAYYAESEEEKEELAGKAELVLAKNRNGETGHVPLTFIAELMRFETRAREMD
- the rplI gene encoding 50S ribosomal protein L9, translating into MATAQVILREKIEGLGSEADVVKVRAGYARNFLIPQGKAFEATRSNLRHVEALKIARGKREAEELNDAQALATKISKLRPKFTLETGQGGKAFGSVTSIDIHKELEAAGIEIDRHAIDLEKPIKRSGKVDVVVRVHPEVSTTLTINVEAKTEETGEDE
- a CDS encoding cysteine synthase family protein, whose translation is MQTQEARKLGAGGRFIRQVPPTPLVPVEPESGLGPVWCKLEFMNPSGSTKDRIARHILEKAWRRGVISAGDTVVEASSGSTSIALALACAQMGLKFVAFIPSTATAERGLMIRAYGGEVRRVDGGMPDVLGAAVAAADSEGWFAVRQFENPDNAEAHRLGTGPEILSQMDCGTVDAIVSGVGTGGTLRGLWEAFAEAGCGVRAVAAIPHAGDAFGHNAECCSLAFSKEVPGVVECLSKLYEDWKADVQAGVLEELPVGEEECLRQTRRLWSMGFPVGPSSGLNLAAAMEVKRRLGVSARVVTVFPDRMERYFSHRVFEKLRGEA
- a CDS encoding RDD family protein, giving the protein MPEDEDRKDPPPPSLSPPPKPPPVDVAGTPPPAPANEGGSVEVTKVPQDSEEDEENLEAGSIAPLNSRLLAGLIDGFVASGLYWLATMILPGALEKVGWLVFAGYWIVRDSLPFMKGQSVGKMAMKLKVEKADGGDIVKDWESALIRNAALLIPIFGLVEAIILISRDSKPEKGLRLGDEWAKTKVVTAPTEDSGGESDS
- the mutM gene encoding bifunctional DNA-formamidopyrimidine glycosylase/DNA-(apurinic or apyrimidinic site) lyase, translated to MPELPEVETTRRGIAPHLVGKPITGVIVRDSRLRHPVSADIEDICGKPVTGIRRRGKYLIADTDDGALLIHLGMSGSLRVCERTEDHRKHDHVILCLPGTREIRYHDPRRFGIVLHLPAGDPLDHPLLASLGPEPLSDEFTTAHLKAACKGRTAPIKQVIMDAGIVVGVGNIYASEALHRAGIRPRTAARRVSGPRLARLVAAIREVLAASIEQGGTTLRDFVNSDGQPGYFRQRLFVYGRAEEPCRSCSTPIRHAVLGQRATYWCPVCQR
- the trhA gene encoding PAQR family membrane homeostasis protein TrhA, producing MSAFPFGPRSPLCESHAEEVASMWTHGIGTLMAVVAMVLMVLAADGQPLATVSAAIFGTTLVLLYGASTIYHWARGPKLKSFLQILDHACIYLLIAGSYTPLTLIALRGPWGWSLFGVIWFLAIAGVVLKASMRSNREAWWSTALYLVMGWLIVLALKPLLHAIPAAGFAWLVAGGLCYSLGVGFFVWQKLRFNHAIWHAFVIAGSACHVVATTLYILP
- a CDS encoding ATP-binding protein; this encodes MHECHVVCGAPAAGKSTYSRSLAQRLGACLLDSDTLAGRLVTAGMTLAGLDPDDRDSPEYKRAYRLPVYEALFDVARANLSHAPVVICGPFTSEWQREAWPEELRTRLGTDPELHFVWCDEDLRRRRMRERGEARDRQKLADWESFRTGSREDRPVWPHRFIDTGEEDQSCNSR